One Zonotrichia albicollis isolate bZonAlb1 chromosome 14, bZonAlb1.hap1, whole genome shotgun sequence genomic window, atttccctttttaaaacTTGTCCCTTCTGCTTTTGATGTCAGCTCCAAGAAAATTAAGTCTATTTACCTTTTCCAAGTTCATGCTCTTCAAGGTGGCATCCATAGACTTCACCACCCCTGCCATTGACTTTGTAACCTGAAACaaggagaagaaaattattacaaggaaaaaaagagcagtTTAGGAacaaatccttccctgtgaaggTGGGGAGGCCTGGAATGGATTttctagagaagctgtggctgcccctggatccctggaagtgtccaaggccaggctgggcagagcttggaacagcctgggatagtggaaggtgtccctgcctaaggcaggaggtggcactggatggcctttaaggtcccctccaacccaaatTATAGAATTCTGATATTTCCTACCCACTTCTCTTATCTCTGTTCACAGAGCTTTGACAGTACCAAATGGGAGGGAACATCCTATTGCCATCTGGAATGTCGTATTTTAAACAGCTCCTACCATATCCAGCTCTAGAAATTAACTCAGCCACTTGAAATACACATTCTGAGGCCAAATTCACTAAAAATGAGCTTTATGTGAAATTCATTTCTGTAGATTGAGACCTGTCACTGTTAAGGGATGCATTGGGTCCACAGGTCACAATAAACTTTCAAGGTGAAGAGCAGTGAATTAGTTTACCTTAAACAACTATCTGTTAGAATCACAACTCCCACCTCATGACTTTTTACTTTAAGGAGATGATCCTTTGTGAAATAACCCAAagagcagctgccagaggaatTCCAGCAGCCGATTTACTCTTGGCTGCCTCTAAAACCGAAAGCGAAAGCTCCCAGCTCATTGCAGGCAGGATGAAGCCACTGCAGAGAAGATGAGCCATCTCCTCCTTGCCCCTCAGGAGGGGGAGGCCTCACCTTGCCCATGGTGACGGCAGTCTGGACCCTGGCAGCCACGGCGTCCACGCGGGCGCTCATGCGCAGGAAGTTGATGGCCTGGTTCTTCTGGCGGATGGCGTTCTCGGCGTGGATCCGCGCCACCTCCATGTTCCCCTTCTGGATGGCCTTGGCAAAGAGGGAGACAAAAGGAAAAGCCTTTTAcacccttccctgctcctggacaTGGGATGTCTGTGTAGTCTCTTTTGGCTTTGAAAAAAGCATTAATTAGTTACTGGAtctttttctattaaaaaagtAAACAAATCACTCCCTCCTCCCACAACAGATCACAAACGTTTCCAAGATGAGAACTCCCAACTTCTTTCCAAGGAAGGCATTGGAAAGAATGCACTTCAAATAGGCAGTTTTGCACAGCTACAGAAACACAATTTCTGTTCCTGAAAACAGTTTCAGTCTCAagacacaaacacaggcacaggtgGTACAGCTGTATCTCATGGGAAAAAACCACATCAAATCAActcagtctctctcttcaccGCTTCAAGGACTCAAAAGCTGTTTTGAAGTTCCTCTCCACAAGCCCATGTAATACAAGCTGATAAACATGAAGTGGTTTTAACTCTGAGAACAACAGCCCCTACCAAAGCACACACAAGACAATCCTCTAGGGAAGCAAATGCCATGAGCCATCCACGAGGATTTATCCTCATGTTTATTAATAAACACAGCAATATTTATAGTCACATATTTTAAATCACAAACATTGACCACATGATTACTAGCATGCACACCAGGGAAATGACAACACAGCAGAGGTCTTCCTGCCCTAACAGGCAAGCAACAGATCTAAAAACTTGGTTCAGACTTACCTTCTTAATTTTagctttctcagccttttcttctttgtcgCATTTTTTGGAGTTTCTGTTGAGCTCCTTTGCAGCAAACTTCAAATTAAACAGGTGTTCTGCAGTGCAAGTTAAGGGACTAAACCTATTTCAGAGTGATAAATCCAACCACCAAACACCCCCCAAGAGAAGTTGAGAGTGGTTCTCTGCTGGTTACTTTCACTCCCACACCAGAAGCCTGTGATTCCCAGTGAAATGATGAATGATGGTTTCCTGACCTGCCTGGAACCTCCccatccaaaaaaaccccaaaaccactgaaAGACACAACAAATTAACTGTGTAACAGCAAACTGGCTCAGCTGGCCACGGCCAGCTACAACCCAGCAGGATTCTGGATTTAAATTGttcttccagctccttcccagccctgggtCATGTGAGTGATCCCAGGCTCCCTGAGAGCTCTGTCATCTGACTTTGGGCAGAGAGTACTCCAGTCAGGAAGagaaactttaaaaacaaaagttcAACTGCTTAAACTGAAAGCTCCAAGAAAAGAGCAAGACAAGCCTTCAGAGTGATTTGGAATGACTGCACTAAACTATTGCTGACAGAGAACAGAGCGTGTGCTGTACAAATAACAATCAAAAACACCTTCTTAGAATAGTGTTGATGAAATCTTCCAAATAATATCAGTCCTTCTCAAACAATATGTAAGTAAAAAGCTTTGTAGGTTTCTTTCCTGCTACCTGTGGTATCCTAAGAGGAAGATCCCAGCAGGCTCTAAGATGATTACCAATTAAGTGGAAACACAAAGTTAAGCATTATGAGTACTTGAGGTTTCTTCAATATTTCAAGCACATAAATTATTCCAGAGCAGTTTTCTGCTTTAAAGAACAGCCATTCCCCTTACTCTGACAGGAACCTGGAGACATTAGGAATGTCTTTTGTTATCCTATGAACATCACAGGGAGGCTACAAACAGGTAACAAACGTGACTTTGGATAGGGTATCTATTAATGTAGCTACCAAAACCAGAGCAGTTTATTTTGAAGTAACTTCCTCAGTTACTCAGCTAGGGAATTTACCTGACATTAAACCAGCTCACCCACCCCTGAGGagcacattcctgctcctccctTCAAATGTCTTTCTCAACGTGCCACAAACCAAGTGGGACCCAACTTCCACCTCAGTCTGTGACTCACAGTCAGCTGCCCCAGCAATCCCTACCAGGACAACCGGCAatgccagcactgcctgcacaTTCCAACCACACTGAGACCACGGCAATCCACACTGAGACCTCTGGGCTCTAAGTTTTCTGCCCCTATGTGTTAAGATGGTTTTATACAGCCATTAAGTTTCAGTCAgctcacacagggctctgctgtaAATTCTTTCCAAGAGCAGGAAGCACAGCTGACGTAGTGGCTGTTTGGGGAACAGCCCAGCTGACATCACCCTAGTTTACACACATGtatgctgtccctgctgtgccatcTACACTATTTTTAGTATAAACTGTGTTTTCTGCCTCAGGAACTGGGCTGTCCCTCCATCCACCACatccctgcctcctcctcctcattcccagcccaggctgcctcATCACAGCTTGGGAAGAGACACCGAACTTCCCACCCACTTCCTTGTCCCTTCAGGGCGGTGAAACCACAGAATCACGGAGTAACTGAGGTTacaagggacctctggagatcacccAGTCCAACCCCCAGAAAACACCTGGAGCAGGTAACCCAGGAACGTGTCCAGGTGGCTTTGGGATTTCCCCAGAGATTCCACACCCCCATagcagctgttccagtgctctgccccCTCCACGGAAAGAAGTTCTTCCCCGTGTTGAGGTTGAACACTTGGTTTTTAGTTTATGATCACTGCTTCTCATCGTGGTGCTGGAcaccactgagcagagcctggcaccaTCCTCTGACACCCCCTGGTACTGGTATGGAATATGAGATCGCTTCTCGCTTTTCTCCTCTTTAGAAGAGAATTCCGAGGTTGAGCGATCTCAGCCGCTGCCCGTGTGTCACACCCAGCCCTCCCGCCGCTGCCCCTCGGTCCCCGCGACCACCACCATGAGGGGGATGCATCCCCTCGTTCCCCGCGTCCCGGGGGCTCCGCCCGGCGGGGAGGCCTCGCTCCCCACGGCCACCGCCAcctcccccggcccggcccggcccagcccagcccggcagctccCGGCCCGTCCCCCCGCGGTCCCGCCCGAGGATACTCTCCATGTTGGACATGTTGGCGGCCCCGGGGGGAGCGGCGCGGCTCCGGaccgggctggggcagcgctgggcccggggcggcggcggctccggcggCTCCGGGTTCCGGCCCCGTGACGAGCCGAGGCGGGGCCGCGCCTGCGGCTTCGGGCTGGGAGGGACCGGGAAGCTCATCCCGGCCctcccctgctgtgggcaggagcacagccaTAGATTGGGGTgctccaaatcccagccagcCTGGCTTTAGATGCTTCAGGGATGGGGGAGCCAGAGTTTATCTGCGAAATCTATTCCagagcctcaccaccctcacagggaagaatttcctcctaatattcaatctaaatcacagaatatcctgagttagAAGGGATCCACAAAGATCACCAgtcctgctcctggccctgcacagacaccccaacaatcccaccctgtgcattCCTGGCTGCATTGTCCAAacgctcctggagctctggcagccttggggctctgccctgggcagtgcctgacaccctctggggacagaacctttccctgagctccagcctgatcctggcacagctccagccattccctgggtcctgtccctgtcaccacaGAGATCAACACCTGCCCCTCTGCTTTCCCTCATGATGGAGTTGTAACTTCGCTGagtgtcccctcagtctccagctgaacaaaccaagtaccctcagctgctcctcaaggCACTTCAGCATCTTCATGTCTCCTCCTTTGGACAGCTCTCCTCTCCTTCAGTTTGAATCCATCCCCAAGTTGTTCCTTCTCTCCAGGCCCTTGTAAATAAATAGTGTTTCTTCATCTTTCTTCAGCTCCTTCAGGTACTGGGAGGCCACAATTAAGtcaccccaaagcttctccACAGTGGACAACTCCAGATCTCCCAGCTTttctccagagcagagctgtcccatCCCCTGTAATCatttgtggcctcctctggactggctccagcagctccacatccttctggaccccagggctggaggcagctctgcagggcagcatccccctgtgctgctgcctacACTGGGATGAGCCCAGCACttgggggctctgggctgggccatgtccagcctctcagccACCAGGATCTATATTTAACAATATTTTCTGCTGAGGTTTCTCAGACAAAACCTGCCAGAGGAGTGATGCATCTGAGCTGGCAGTTCTTCCCAGGTGAAATGCCTGTATGAGTTGTGGATACGGTAATAATGCAGGAGTGCTCGTGGCAAATGAACTGCAAAGAGTGTGGCAGAAGACACT contains:
- the CHMP1B gene encoding charged multivesicular body protein 1b, which codes for MSNMEKHLFNLKFAAKELNRNSKKCDKEEKAEKAKIKKAIQKGNMEVARIHAENAIRQKNQAINFLRMSARVDAVAARVQTAVTMGKVTKSMAGVVKSMDATLKSMNLEKISALMDKFEHQFETLDVQTQQMEDTMSNTTTLTTPQNQVDMLLQEMADEAGLDLNMELPQGQTGSVSTSVASAEQDELSQRLARLRDQV